A single window of Microbacterium oryzae DNA harbors:
- a CDS encoding histidine phosphatase family protein, which yields MPAERLHLIRHGEVFNPRRVLYERIPGFRLSEDGKRMARAAAEYVRGLDRPLAELVCSPLDRTRESAEPFTDLFDMEPRADERVIEPWNAFAGKRMSRAVFIPQNWWHLRNPSQPSWGEPYRDVAERMHAALDAAWDAADGGDVAIVTHQAPIWITHLSVAGLPLRHDPRTRRCALSSVTSFERKGDVWREVGYAEPAATDDAVDVGAV from the coding sequence CGCCACGGCGAGGTCTTCAACCCCCGCCGCGTGCTCTATGAGCGCATCCCCGGCTTCCGTCTCAGCGAAGACGGCAAGCGGATGGCCCGGGCCGCCGCCGAGTACGTCCGCGGTCTCGATCGTCCCCTGGCCGAGCTCGTCTGCTCGCCGCTCGATCGCACGCGCGAGTCCGCGGAGCCGTTCACCGACCTGTTCGACATGGAGCCGCGCGCGGATGAGCGCGTGATCGAGCCGTGGAACGCGTTCGCCGGCAAGCGCATGAGCCGCGCGGTGTTCATCCCGCAGAACTGGTGGCATCTGCGGAACCCGTCGCAGCCGAGCTGGGGCGAGCCGTACCGCGATGTCGCCGAGCGCATGCACGCCGCGCTCGACGCCGCGTGGGATGCGGCCGACGGCGGCGACGTCGCCATCGTCACGCATCAGGCGCCGATCTGGATCACGCACCTCTCGGTCGCGGGGCTTCCGCTCCGTCACGACCCCCGCACGCGCCGCTGCGCGCTCTCGAGCGTGACGTCGTTCGAGCGCAAGGGCGACGTCTGGCGCGAGGTCGGGTATGCGGAGCCCGCCGCGACCGACGACGCGGTCGACGTAG